A single genomic interval of Alcaligenes sp. SDU_A2 harbors:
- a CDS encoding FmdB family zinc ribbon protein produces the protein MPLYDYLCNHCLTRSSQLRSIAARNQEQPCPSCQKGTLLLQLSAPRRLFSKDGPARALTPQQALAGTRVTGPGTRSSSRNSVLHTCMGPGCSVCA, from the coding sequence ATGCCTTTGTACGACTACCTTTGCAATCATTGCCTGACACGCAGCAGCCAATTGCGCAGCATCGCCGCCCGCAACCAGGAACAGCCCTGCCCGTCCTGCCAGAAAGGCACCTTGCTGCTGCAACTGAGCGCACCCCGCCGCCTGTTCAGCAAAGATGGACCTGCGCGCGCCTTGACGCCCCAGCAAGCGCTGGCCGGCACCCGCGTCACCGGCCCTGGCACACGCTCCAGCAGTCGCAATTCTGTCTTGCATACCTGTATGGGACCAGGCTGTAGCGTCTGCGCCTAA
- the fmdA gene encoding formamidase, protein MQHIKIKPGAPLAEQAEIGHNRWHPDIPDLTSVKPGEEMILECLDFLDAQIKNTDSANDVRDVDLTRAHPLTGPIHVEGAEPGDILVVDLLDIRCITPVGFSGIFAKENGGGFLAEHFPEADKAIWDLHGVYATSRHIPGVRIAGMMHPGLIGTLPSHDLLREWNRREALLVPKGHANPPDARTAVLRGVQGPEFDRMAAEAARTVPPREHGGNLDIKNLTIGSRIYFPVYVKGAGLSMGDLHFSQGDGEISFCGAIEMDGAAHLGFDLIKGGMAKYNLTAPIYVPGRHDPRYDQWLHFTGISVEDSVNYYLDSTVAYRQACLAAIDYITRVTELSRAQAYMLLTAAPVEGRYGGVVDLPNSSASLALPTGIFDTDILPQGALNQAAQFGRPGTRCTLS, encoded by the coding sequence ATGCAGCACATCAAAATCAAACCGGGCGCGCCTCTGGCCGAACAGGCCGAAATCGGCCACAACCGCTGGCACCCCGATATCCCCGACCTGACCAGCGTAAAACCTGGCGAGGAAATGATCCTGGAATGTCTGGACTTTCTGGATGCGCAGATCAAGAACACCGACAGCGCCAATGATGTGCGCGATGTGGACCTGACACGCGCCCACCCGCTGACCGGTCCCATTCATGTCGAGGGTGCCGAACCAGGCGATATTCTGGTGGTGGACCTGCTGGACATTCGCTGTATTACCCCGGTCGGGTTTTCGGGTATTTTTGCCAAGGAAAACGGCGGTGGATTTCTGGCCGAGCATTTTCCAGAGGCCGACAAAGCCATTTGGGACCTGCATGGCGTGTACGCCACCTCGCGCCATATTCCGGGCGTGCGTATTGCTGGCATGATGCACCCTGGCCTGATCGGCACCCTGCCTTCGCACGATCTGCTGCGCGAATGGAACCGCCGCGAAGCATTGCTGGTTCCCAAAGGCCATGCCAACCCGCCCGACGCCCGGACCGCCGTACTGCGCGGCGTACAAGGCCCCGAGTTTGATCGCATGGCCGCCGAAGCCGCCCGCACCGTCCCGCCGCGCGAACACGGCGGCAACCTGGACATCAAGAACCTGACTATCGGTTCACGCATCTATTTCCCGGTCTATGTAAAAGGCGCAGGCCTGTCCATGGGGGATCTGCACTTCTCGCAAGGCGATGGCGAAATCTCGTTTTGCGGTGCTATCGAGATGGATGGCGCGGCGCACCTGGGTTTTGATCTGATCAAGGGCGGCATGGCCAAATACAATCTGACCGCCCCTATTTACGTGCCCGGCCGTCACGATCCACGTTACGACCAATGGCTACACTTTACCGGCATCAGCGTCGAGGACAGTGTCAACTACTATCTGGACTCCACTGTTGCGTATCGTCAGGCTTGTCTGGCGGCCATTGACTACATCACGCGGGTCACAGAATTGTCCCGCGCCCAGGCCTATATGCTGCTGACGGCCGCGCCAGTCGAAGGCCGTTACGGTGGCGTGGTGGATCTGCCCAACAGCTCGGCCTCGTTAGCCCTGCCTACCGGCATCTTCGACACGGACATCCTGCCGCAGGGCGCGCTCAATCAAGCCGCTCAGTTCGGTCGTCCCGGCACGCGCTGCACATTGTCCTAA
- a CDS encoding Hsp20/alpha crystallin family protein encodes MANNLTRFNPFGELAGLDAFRDFEDMFRRMPVVGSLAGQGAQSIRLDVHEDDQAYQVTADIPGVDKEDVHVTVDGNVVSIRVETRRKHEEKQGETVLRSERYYGVQTRSFSLAHDIDDAQAQAKCENGVLELTLPKKKGGAGAKKLEIR; translated from the coding sequence ATGGCAAATAATCTGACCCGCTTCAATCCGTTTGGCGAGCTGGCAGGATTGGACGCGTTTCGTGATTTTGAAGATATGTTCCGGCGCATGCCGGTCGTCGGATCACTGGCCGGGCAAGGCGCGCAAAGTATTCGCTTGGATGTGCACGAAGATGACCAGGCCTATCAGGTCACGGCCGATATACCCGGCGTTGACAAGGAAGATGTGCATGTCACGGTGGATGGTAACGTCGTATCCATCCGTGTAGAGACGCGGCGCAAACACGAAGAAAAGCAGGGTGAAACCGTGCTGCGCAGTGAACGCTACTACGGCGTGCAAACGCGCAGCTTCAGTCTGGCGCATGACATCGACGATGCCCAAGCCCAGGCCAAGTGTGAAAACGGCGTGCTGGAGCTGACTCTGCCCAAGAAGAAAGGCGGTGCCGGCGCTAAAAAGCTGGAAATCCGTTGA
- a CDS encoding Bug family tripartite tricarboxylate transporter substrate binding protein, which produces MPVIMTASVPNVLLVRADSTIKSVDDLIAKAREKQDGVTYGSAGVGSSHHLAGALFTDTIGSQMLHIPYKGSAPALQALVAGDIDILFDNLTSAVPLVESGRLRALAITSSTPSEALPNIKPLKDLGLKDYEVVSWQAVYVPAGTPQAIVDKLYTVLHAAMQKPAAQDRLKGMGMTISGAGPEELATFQKAKIAKWAALIRKANIKVNN; this is translated from the coding sequence ATGCCTGTCATCATGACGGCGTCGGTTCCAAATGTGCTATTGGTGCGTGCAGACAGCACGATCAAATCGGTAGACGACTTGATCGCTAAAGCACGGGAAAAGCAGGATGGCGTCACGTACGGGTCTGCCGGTGTTGGTTCATCCCACCATCTGGCAGGAGCCCTTTTCACGGATACCATCGGCAGCCAGATGCTGCATATCCCTTACAAAGGCAGTGCGCCGGCGCTACAAGCCTTAGTGGCCGGCGACATAGACATCCTGTTCGATAACCTGACCTCTGCTGTCCCCTTGGTCGAATCGGGACGCTTGCGCGCCTTGGCCATTACCTCCAGCACGCCTTCCGAGGCGCTTCCAAATATCAAACCACTGAAAGACCTTGGACTGAAAGACTACGAAGTCGTATCGTGGCAGGCTGTCTATGTGCCGGCTGGAACGCCCCAAGCTATCGTTGATAAGCTGTACACGGTCTTGCACGCCGCCATGCAAAAACCCGCTGCCCAAGATCGCCTCAAGGGTATGGGCATGACCATCTCCGGGGCAGGCCCCGAAGAGCTGGCCACCTTCCAAAAGGCCAAGATCGCCAAATGGGCTGCGCTTATTCGCAAAGCGAATATCAAGGTAAATAACTAG
- a CDS encoding Bug family tripartite tricarboxylate transporter substrate binding protein, with the protein MDTTTQNEEHHLMKTTEKSFLLSLAAAFTFGIVSTTPANATENWPNKPITYVVPFSPGGSTDIVGRTYAQAIGADLGVPVVVENKPGMGGSLGAAYASRAKPDGYTLLGGSISSQAVNVSL; encoded by the coding sequence ATGGATACAACAACACAAAATGAGGAGCACCATTTAATGAAAACCACAGAAAAATCATTCCTGCTTTCACTCGCAGCCGCCTTTACATTCGGCATAGTCTCCACCACACCCGCCAATGCAACTGAAAACTGGCCCAACAAGCCAATCACTTACGTCGTGCCCTTCTCCCCGGGCGGTTCAACAGACATTGTGGGCCGCACCTATGCGCAAGCCATCGGCGCAGATCTGGGCGTGCCTGTGGTCGTAGAAAACAAGCCCGGCATGGGCGGAAGTTTAGGCGCAGCTTATGCATCCCGGGCCAAACCGGACGGATATACATTGTTGGGCGGCTCAATCAGCTCCCAAGCCGTCAACGTCAGTCTCTGA
- a CDS encoding DUF1176 domain-containing protein yields the protein MKRQKRSCSTFLSVPASCVLLAMSMGSAAAQSAAATFSHKDWDLICDNTLTCRAAGYAKDGVDKGATVLLTRQAGRDTPVMNRVMLAHYDDGAGQRASPPDLLIAGRTAGPLAFAGDDSWQMNDAQAARFLAALKKDAPVSFRENGSDFSVSGAGSSAVLLKMDDVQGRVNTPGAILRKGANKESSVKMPVAAPVIHRAAVTDKALRPMTTQEAAVLRAPILRVLAADQDQVCTEDRLAEPWEVAQLNDNTLLVSAPCWLAAYNGGSAYFVINKHMRSAPVLVSDSGNDYENGKISSAMKGRGLGDCWSHQEWVWNGAEFVESARGDTGRCMAIRAGGAWDIPEYVSQVREP from the coding sequence ATGAAACGACAGAAACGATCTTGCAGCACGTTCTTGTCAGTCCCGGCAAGCTGTGTGTTGCTGGCGATGTCGATGGGAAGTGCGGCGGCGCAAAGTGCTGCGGCGACATTTTCCCATAAGGACTGGGACCTGATCTGCGACAACACACTGACCTGCCGTGCGGCAGGCTATGCCAAGGACGGAGTGGATAAGGGCGCAACGGTGTTGCTGACGCGCCAGGCGGGCAGGGATACGCCGGTGATGAATCGCGTCATGCTGGCTCATTACGATGACGGAGCAGGGCAGAGAGCGTCTCCTCCGGATCTGCTTATTGCCGGCCGTACCGCCGGCCCTTTGGCTTTCGCGGGGGATGACTCCTGGCAGATGAATGATGCTCAAGCGGCCCGGTTTCTTGCCGCACTGAAAAAAGACGCGCCGGTTTCTTTCCGTGAAAATGGTAGCGATTTTTCGGTGTCCGGGGCAGGCTCCAGCGCCGTACTGTTGAAAATGGATGATGTGCAGGGGCGGGTGAACACGCCCGGAGCCATTCTGCGTAAAGGCGCTAACAAGGAGTCCTCGGTAAAAATGCCGGTTGCCGCGCCGGTCATTCATCGCGCTGCCGTAACGGATAAAGCCTTGCGGCCGATGACGACACAAGAGGCGGCCGTGCTAAGAGCGCCGATTCTACGGGTGCTGGCGGCTGATCAAGATCAAGTGTGCACCGAGGACAGACTGGCAGAGCCTTGGGAAGTCGCGCAGCTTAATGACAATACGCTGCTGGTCAGCGCGCCTTGCTGGTTGGCTGCGTATAACGGCGGGAGTGCCTATTTTGTCATTAATAAACATATGCGGTCTGCGCCGGTGCTAGTCAGTGACAGCGGTAATGATTACGAGAACGGGAAAATTTCATCCGCTATGAAGGGGCGCGGTCTGGGAGACTGCTGGAGCCATCAGGAATGGGTATGGAACGGAGCCGAATTTGTCGAAAGCGCGCGGGGTGATACCGGGCGCTGCATGGCGATTCGCGCGGGCGGCGCGTGGGATATACCGGAGTATGTCAGTCAGGTGCGTGAACCCTAA
- a CDS encoding YicC/YloC family endoribonuclease, which translates to MIRSMTAFGSAKAESEAGSISIEMRSVNNRFLDVSLRLPDELRFAENLLREQLAQGVQRGKLDVRVNFARAGLEQQRSLDMDAVLRAAQMLQTARAHIPDLPAPELHTLLSNQNGNASDMDPALWLPMIQQACEAALVDLRATREREGQRLAQVMQAISQDMAALVEQVHAHMPDILAEQQNKIATRLRDALQQASPDGFALISGAELSARIAQEASTFSLRIDVAEELARLRSHLSELQLILSGQVGDDKRKGARQGSTGKRLDFLFQEMNREANTLGSKAGSVDVTRASIDLKLLIEQLREQTQNIE; encoded by the coding sequence ATGATCCGTAGCATGACTGCATTTGGCAGTGCCAAAGCCGAGTCCGAAGCAGGCTCCATCAGCATTGAAATGCGCAGTGTCAACAACCGTTTTCTGGATGTGAGCCTGCGCCTGCCCGACGAATTGCGTTTTGCCGAGAACCTGCTGCGCGAGCAGCTTGCCCAGGGCGTGCAGCGCGGCAAGCTGGATGTACGGGTCAACTTTGCACGAGCCGGTCTCGAACAGCAACGCAGCCTGGACATGGACGCCGTATTGCGCGCGGCCCAAATGCTGCAGACCGCCCGCGCCCACATCCCGGATCTGCCGGCCCCCGAGCTGCATACCCTGCTCAGCAACCAGAACGGCAACGCCTCGGACATGGACCCCGCGCTATGGCTGCCCATGATCCAGCAAGCCTGCGAGGCGGCCCTGGTGGACTTGCGCGCCACCCGCGAGCGCGAAGGACAGCGCCTGGCTCAGGTCATGCAGGCCATTAGCCAGGACATGGCCGCCCTGGTGGAGCAAGTTCATGCACACATGCCCGACATCCTGGCCGAACAACAAAACAAGATAGCCACTCGCTTGCGCGATGCCCTGCAACAAGCCAGCCCCGACGGTTTTGCCCTGATCTCCGGCGCAGAACTGTCGGCGCGCATCGCCCAGGAAGCCTCCACCTTCTCGCTGCGCATCGACGTGGCCGAAGAACTGGCCCGCCTGCGCTCGCACCTGAGCGAGCTGCAATTGATCCTGTCCGGCCAAGTCGGCGATGACAAGCGCAAAGGCGCCCGCCAAGGCAGCACCGGCAAACGCCTGGACTTCCTGTTCCAGGAAATGAACCGCGAAGCCAACACCCTGGGCTCCAAAGCCGGCAGCGTAGACGTCACCCGTGCGTCTATCGACCTGAAACTGCTGATCGAGCAACTGCGGGAACAAACGCAGAATATCGAGTGA
- a CDS encoding metallophosphoesterase family protein, protein MIRLLHTADWQIGRNYARFALEDAAALADARFLAIETIAQLAVQEQADVIVVAGDVFDSQTLSDRSLRRAFNAMAGFTGPWVLLPGNHDAALSESVWTRARRLGCVPEQVHIVDKPDPLELASLRLTILPAPLTQRQTYHDLTAWFDQASSPADHVRVGLAHGSISGLLEHIDSHNQIDQDRATHARLDYLALGDWHGTLKVNDRCYYSGTPEPDRFRNNDSGQVVLVELDGPGALPVLRIVPTARHAWFSLAHELSDDMDLDVLEQALANVPEQSVVELVLDGQLSLSGFERLNTVLGQAEARCRAWSCQQDNLRLAPTEADLQALQADGYLRAAVEQLQKLRTDTQDPAAQDALLILASLLRDKGDRHAH, encoded by the coding sequence ATGATCAGACTCTTGCACACGGCGGACTGGCAGATTGGGCGGAACTACGCGCGTTTTGCGCTGGAGGACGCAGCGGCGCTGGCCGATGCGCGTTTTCTGGCGATTGAGACGATTGCGCAATTAGCGGTTCAGGAACAGGCCGATGTCATTGTGGTGGCAGGCGATGTGTTCGATTCGCAGACCCTCAGTGATCGCAGTCTGCGGCGCGCCTTCAATGCCATGGCCGGTTTTACCGGGCCCTGGGTCCTGTTGCCCGGCAATCACGATGCCGCCCTGAGTGAAAGCGTCTGGACGCGCGCGCGGCGGCTGGGCTGCGTCCCCGAGCAAGTGCATATCGTGGATAAGCCCGATCCCCTGGAGCTGGCATCGCTGCGTTTGACTATTTTGCCTGCGCCGCTGACCCAGCGGCAGACCTATCACGACCTGACGGCCTGGTTCGATCAGGCATCCAGTCCGGCCGACCATGTACGTGTGGGGCTGGCGCACGGCAGCATCAGCGGTTTGCTGGAGCATATCGACAGCCATAATCAGATAGACCAGGACCGTGCGACCCATGCCCGCCTGGATTACCTGGCGCTGGGCGACTGGCACGGCACCCTGAAAGTGAACGATCGCTGCTATTACAGTGGTACCCCCGAGCCTGACCGATTTAGGAACAACGATTCCGGTCAGGTCGTACTGGTCGAGCTTGACGGCCCTGGTGCCTTGCCGGTGCTGCGTATCGTGCCCACGGCCCGCCATGCCTGGTTCAGCCTAGCGCATGAGTTGTCCGACGATATGGATCTGGATGTGCTGGAACAGGCGCTGGCGAACGTGCCCGAACAAAGCGTGGTGGAATTGGTGCTGGACGGGCAATTGAGTCTGTCCGGTTTTGAGCGTCTGAACACCGTGCTGGGCCAGGCGGAAGCGCGTTGCCGGGCCTGGAGTTGTCAGCAGGATAATCTGCGCCTTGCGCCTACCGAGGCCGATTTACAGGCGCTGCAGGCCGATGGCTATTTGCGGGCTGCCGTCGAGCAATTGCAGAAGTTGCGAACAGATACGCAGGACCCGGCGGCGCAGGACGCACTGCTGATCCTGGCATCTTTGCTGCGCGACAAGGGAGACCGCCATGCACATTAA